TCGCTGCTTGGAGTGCACGCAACTCATCTCAGTTCGCTTCTCGTGATACTCGACGATCCTTCTATCAGCCGTGCAGAATTGTGTGCACGGATCCTGCTGCGCTTTTTCCAGCTGTATGATCCACCGACACATTCGCAGTGATTGGCACTTCTCACAAGTCAACCGCACATCAACAACGAGCAAAAACCGCCTAACCCTACCGTTGCATCACCATCAAGACTCTGTGTTGTATTTTCAGAGTCCGAGCGCTTTTGGGCCGGACGTCAGACGGCTCAGCCGACGACAGGATCTGCACCGATATTTGCAGTCGACGCCATCAGCTCCATTCTCAGGTTTTATTCGGCGTACATCTCAGACGTGTGCACGGGGATTCCTTTCGGTACGTGCCGGACAATATTCGTCCTCTGGAAAAGATTCAATACTTGTCGTGACGCCACTGTTCAAGACACTGGCACATTCCTTGGTGGTCACTCGAGG
The genomic region above belongs to Toxoplasma gondii ME49 unplaced genomic scaffold asmbl.1842, whole genome shotgun sequence and contains:
- a CDS encoding hypothetical protein (encoded by transcript TGME49_328800), which codes for MIHRHIRSDWHFSQVNRTSTTSKNRLTLPLHHHQDSVLYFQSPSAFGPDVRRLSRRQDLHRYLQSTPSAPFSGFIRRTSQTCARGFLSVRAGQYSSSGKDSILVVTPLFKTLAHSLVVTRGLLCRGRNKLCVTYLVREVAAGWEFKTLHATTASFVFVCIFVHVSRIPNTAIQRM